A DNA window from Verrucomicrobiales bacterium contains the following coding sequences:
- a CDS encoding DUF1501 domain-containing protein, which translates to MNPLLEYQLHQTRRQFFGQSGLRLGGLGLAWLMGSAGFRSTLNAAAATPSVRVHPPLPGFPHFPPTAKSVIYLHMNGGPAQMDLWDYKPGLKEYFDKDLPDSVRRGQRITTMTSGQSRLPVAPSKFKFKQYGKCGRWISELIPHTAEFADDIALVKSVHTNAINHDPACTFVMTGSEVPGKASLGSWLSYGLGSESNDLPAFVVMTPTFPSTGNGQAIYTRMWGSGFLETKHNGVALRSVGDPVLFIKNPPGVESGDRRTLLEALNRLNRKSFERFGDPEIQTRIAQYEMAFRMQTSVPELTDLTKESEATLGLYGKNVQKSGTFAHSAIMARRLVERGVRVVQILHRGWDQHDNLPVALKNQCEDTDQPIGALLRDLKQRGLLDSTLVVWGGEFGRTVYSQGKLTADTYGRDHHPRNFCMWMAGGGVKGGSSYGETDDFSYNVVENPVHINEFNATMLHCLGIDHKRFSFKFQGLDQRLTGVEEARVVKELLA; encoded by the coding sequence ATGAATCCTCTGCTTGAATATCAGCTGCACCAAACTCGCCGGCAATTCTTCGGTCAGAGCGGTCTGCGGCTCGGCGGGCTTGGGCTCGCTTGGTTGATGGGAAGCGCCGGGTTTCGATCCACGCTCAACGCGGCCGCCGCCACCCCCTCGGTTCGTGTCCATCCTCCCTTGCCGGGATTTCCACACTTTCCGCCCACGGCAAAGTCGGTGATCTACCTGCATATGAATGGCGGCCCGGCGCAGATGGATCTCTGGGACTATAAGCCGGGGTTGAAGGAATACTTCGACAAGGATCTTCCCGACTCCGTGCGCCGCGGACAACGGATCACCACCATGACCAGCGGACAGTCACGGTTGCCGGTGGCACCCTCCAAATTCAAATTCAAACAGTATGGGAAGTGTGGACGGTGGATCAGCGAGTTGATTCCCCACACCGCCGAGTTCGCGGACGACATCGCGCTGGTGAAATCAGTTCACACCAACGCGATCAATCACGACCCAGCCTGCACGTTTGTAATGACCGGCAGCGAGGTGCCAGGAAAAGCCAGTCTGGGCTCCTGGCTGAGCTATGGGTTGGGAAGTGAGAGCAACGACCTGCCCGCGTTTGTGGTGATGACGCCGACCTTCCCGTCGACCGGAAATGGCCAAGCCATCTACACGCGCATGTGGGGAAGCGGTTTTCTCGAGACCAAGCACAATGGCGTGGCGTTGCGGTCAGTGGGTGATCCCGTCTTGTTCATCAAGAACCCCCCAGGAGTGGAGTCGGGCGACCGACGCACCCTGCTCGAAGCACTGAATCGCCTGAATCGAAAATCGTTCGAGCGATTTGGAGATCCTGAGATTCAAACGCGAATCGCCCAATATGAAATGGCGTTCCGCATGCAGACCAGTGTTCCAGAGCTCACGGATCTCACAAAGGAATCGGAAGCCACTCTCGGTCTGTACGGCAAGAATGTGCAGAAGAGCGGAACCTTTGCGCACTCAGCGATCATGGCCCGCCGCTTAGTGGAACGTGGCGTGCGGGTGGTGCAAATTCTTCACCGCGGGTGGGATCAGCACGACAATTTACCTGTGGCTCTGAAGAACCAGTGCGAGGACACGGACCAACCCATCGGAGCTCTGTTGCGTGACCTTAAGCAACGCGGTCTGCTGGACTCGACCTTGGTGGTGTGGGGCGGGGAGTTCGGACGGACCGTATATTCCCAAGGGAAGCTGACAGCCGACACATACGGCCGAGATCATCATCCGCGCAACTTCTGCATGTGGATGGCGGGTGGCGGGGTGAAAGGCGGATCCTCGTACGGCGAGACCGACGACTTCAGCTACAACGTCGTCGAGAATCCGGTGCACATCAATGAGTTCAATGCGACCATGCTGCATTGCCTAGGTATTGATCACAAGCGGTTCTCCTTTAAGTTCCAGGGACTCGACCAGCGTTTGACCGGTGTGGAAGAGGCTCGAGTCGTGAAAGAGTTGTTGGCGTAA